One genomic segment of Pirellulales bacterium includes these proteins:
- a CDS encoding HEAT repeat domain-containing protein, with the protein MNPEMDKANSMNNYIPPDPSVGDAVRHRNDALRAIHNRLGLLSDEELRSVLAGDPDPASRPVALGLLFSRLAKAAGRTPDTRNARLVELLGGLLNDPHPDIAKSAIRHCRLTYERHIEAVRAALDHPENRVQAEAAIALAKIKDAKIFDTLQQWFDRDEQGFRNVAIEALKTLGTDEARDTLIESYEKGGRNEGDKAVLANALLRMGDERGVNFLNSLAIRAQGRWSVFAATALYIANYSDAGLRLLLHILENGDNEAKQRMVNQICYNWIHSPHAFTGEGIHEARRWVQGKLKSPNKYPIPLT; encoded by the coding sequence ATGAATCCTGAGATGGACAAGGCAAATTCAATGAACAATTACATTCCTCCGGACCCGTCCGTTGGGGATGCAGTACGTCATCGAAATGATGCGCTCCGAGCAATCCATAATCGCCTCGGATTGTTGTCCGACGAAGAGCTTCGGTCGGTGCTCGCCGGCGACCCGGATCCAGCTAGTCGCCCGGTTGCATTGGGTCTTTTGTTTAGCCGATTGGCAAAAGCCGCAGGTCGAACCCCCGACACACGAAACGCCCGTCTTGTGGAACTCCTCGGCGGCCTGCTGAATGACCCTCATCCAGATATCGCCAAATCTGCCATTCGACATTGCCGGTTAACCTATGAACGTCACATCGAGGCGGTACGTGCGGCGCTGGATCACCCTGAAAACCGGGTTCAGGCCGAGGCGGCGATTGCGTTAGCGAAAATCAAAGATGCAAAAATCTTTGACACTTTGCAGCAGTGGTTCGATCGAGATGAGCAAGGATTCCGGAATGTGGCCATTGAAGCGCTGAAAACACTGGGCACCGATGAAGCCAGAGACACACTAATCGAGAGCTACGAAAAAGGCGGCCGCAACGAAGGCGACAAAGCCGTGCTGGCGAATGCGTTGTTGCGTATGGGCGACGAGCGAGGTGTTAACTTTTTAAACAGCCTGGCGATTCGCGCGCAAGGGAGGTGGTCAGTCTTTGCTGCCACAGCACTCTACATTGCAAACTATAGCGACGCAGGCCTACGGTTATTGCTTCACATTCTCGAAAATGGCGACAACGAAGCGAAACAGCGTATGGTGAACCAGATTTGTTATAACTGGATCCACTCTCCGCATGCGTTCACCGGCGAAGGTATCCACGAGGCTCGTCGATGGGTACAGGGAAAACTGAAATCACCGAATAAATATCCGATTCCGTTGACATAA